A genomic stretch from Microplitis mediator isolate UGA2020A chromosome 10, iyMicMedi2.1, whole genome shotgun sequence includes:
- the LOC130675384 gene encoding myosin heavy chain 95F isoform X1: protein MDNQQVWVRDQKEGFIIGKFTDMVDGDALIVPLDKKYPQRTCPLDEVYPAGEYTKDVEDNCALMYLNEATLLNNIRTRYFKDKIYSYVANILIAVNPYCPVKDLYSRQTIKAYQGKSLGETPPHVFAIADKSFRDMKVLKQSQSIIVSGESGAGKTESTKYLLRYLCDLWGSTAGPIEQKILDANPVLEAFGNAKTKRNNNSSRFGKFMEVHFDNKCQVVGGFISHYLLEKSRICLQSPDERNYHIFYMMCAGAPTELRSKLGITKPDDFHYLRNGCSQYFCNQKSEKKLNEAQKSRNHLENGGLSDPILDDVDGFDAVDQAFTRLGLTEVERMEIYTMVAAVLHLGNIVFEDNPEDTRGGCRIAGSTAKSVIMSAKLLGVDPEELKEALVSKVMQTSRGGYKGTVIMVPLKIYEANNARDALAKAIYSKLFDHIVSRINKSIPFKASSYYIGVLDIAGFEYFKVNSFEQFCINYCNEKLQQFFNERILKFEQELYAKESLNIPKISYVDNQDCIDLIEAKTNGIFSLLDEESKLPTQSFAHFTSEVHRTWNGHFRITLPRTSKLKAHRELRDDEGFVIRHFAGGVCYQTNQFIEKNNDALHASLEGLIQESGNNFLRTQFANHSASQKGKLTFISVGSKFKTQLGELMDKLKSNGTNFVRCIKPNNEMVAHSFDGSSILGQLRCSGMTSVLELMEHGYPSRVPFQELYNMYKSYLPPELAKLEPRFFCEALLQSLKLNNKDFKFGITRVFFKPGKFAEFDRIMKSDPENLKKLVANVKKWLLKSRWNKIQFCALSVIKLKNKIIYRRNHLIVIQKNARMFIAMKQHQPRIKGIMKIKNLKNQLIEMQEIANQLKAARDKSIDDIKNLQSEIDVSMKKIKMEQNIKATEIDNLYAKLRIAVNNEMANLQDKVQQQKIEEQKLRKLQAEMEIERKKKAEELAKKKEDEDNKKKKMEIEARRKAEEEQRKRQEEEDQKAALSLQVQLEKEAMEESHYRELMEQERRDHDLAVRLAQESNGQVEDSPPPIRNGSDVRVTTTNNNRLNRSEQVRNHQAMMANKKYDLSKWKYSELRDAINTSCDIELLEACRHEFHRRLKVYHAWKARNRRRTTMDENERAPKSIMEAAAKSSRNPLKHQITESSQRYFRIPFVRPNAAGQTDNPNAGSKRGWWYAHFDGQYVARQMELHPDKPPILLVAGIDDMQMCELSLEETGLTRKRGAEILEHEFNREWERHGGKPYIIPGERKK from the exons ATGGACAACCAGCAAGTATGGGTCCGAGACCAAAAAGAAGGTTTTATAATCGGGAAATTCACGGACATGGTCGACGGTGACGCATTGATTGTTCCTCTggataaaaaatatcctcaacgCACGTGCCCACTCGACGAAGTATATCCAGCTGGAGAATACACCAAAGACGTCGAAGACAATT GTGCCCTGATGTACCTGAATGAGGCGACTCTCCTCAACAATATACGCACTCGCTACTTCAAGGACAAGATATAC agCTACGTTGCTAATATCCTCATTGCAGTAAATCCTTACTGTCCAGTTAAAGATTTGTACTCACGACAAACCATAAAAGCTTATCAAGGAAAGTCACTTGGTGAAACACCTCCTCATGTTTTCGCCATAG CCGACAAGTCTTTCAGAGACATGAAAGTACTGAAACAATCGCAAAGTATTATTGTGTCTGGTGAATCTGGAGCCGGAAAAACAGAATCTACTAAATATTTACTCCGTTATCTTTGCGATTTATGGGGATCAACTGCTGGCCCGATagaacaaaaaattcttgatg CAAATCCAGTACTCGAAGCCTTTGGAAATGCTAAAACAAAGAGGAACAACAACAGCTCTCGGTTCGGTAAATTTATGGAAGTGCATTTCGATAACAAGTGTCAAGTTGTTGGTGGTTTTATATCCCACTATCTGTTGGAGAAATCCCGCATATGTCTGCAGAGCCCAGACGAAAgaaattatcatatattttacatgatgTGCGCTGGTGCGCCGACAGAATTGCGTTCTAAACTTGGTATCACCAAGCCTGACGACTTTCACTATCTACGAAACGGATGCTCACAGTATTTCTGTAACCAAAAGTCCGAGAAGAAGCTCAATGAAGCTCAAAAATCACGGAACCACCTCGAGAATGGAGGTCTCTCCGACCCGATTCTCGATGACGTTGACGGTTTCGACGCCGTTGATCAG gctTTCACTCGTCTCGGACTCACTGAAGTGGAACGAATGGAGATCTACACAATGGTAGCAGCTGTTCTTCATCTAGGCAATATTGTCTTCGAAGATAATCCCGAAGACACGCGAGGCGGCTGCAGAATTGCCGGCAGTACTGCCAAGTCCGTTATAATGTCAGCTAAACTCCTGGGCGTCGACCCAGAGGAACTAAAAGAGGCGCTGGTATCAAAAGTAATGCAGACAAGTCGTGGTGGGTACAAAGGAACTGTTATCATGGTGCCTCTCAAGATATACGAGGCGAACAATGCCCGGGACGCTCTAGCTAAAGCAATATACAGCAAACTGTTTGATCACATTGTATCGCGCATAAACAAAAGTATTCCCTTCAAAGCCTCCAGTTATTACATCGGCGTACTCGATATCGCTGGGTTCGAGTACTTCAAAGTAAACAGCTTCGAGCAATTTTGCATTAATTACTGCAACGAAAAACTGCAGCAGTTCTTCAATGAGCGGATTCTAAAATTCGAGCAGGAGTTGTACGCCAAAGAGTCGCTGAACATTCCCAAGATTTCTTACGTCGACAATCAAGACTGCATCGATCTCATTGAAGCAAAAACCAATGGGATATTTAGTTTACTAGACGAGGAATCGAAATTACCGACGCAGAGCTTCGCCCACTTTACTAGCGAAGTTCATCGCACATGGAATGGACACTTCAGAATAACTTTGCCGCGAACTTCGAAGCTGAAAGCTCATCGCGAGCTGAGAGACGATGAGGGTTTCGTTATAAGACACTTTGCGGGTGGGGTTTGCTATCAGACGAATCagttcattgaaaaaaataatgacgcGCTGCATGCTTCGCTCGAAGGGCTGATACAAGAGAgcggtaataattttttgcgcACTCAATTTGCTAATCATTCCGCGAGCCAGAAGGGAAAACTCACGTTCATCAGCGTgggcagtaaatttaaaacacaGTTGGGTGAGCTTATGGATAAATTAAAGAGTAATGGAACTAATTTCGTACGTTGCATTAAGCCTAACAATGAAATGGTTGCTCATAGCTTTGATGGCAGCAGCATACTCGGACAATTACGCTGTTCTGGTATGACTTCAGTGCTCGAACTAATGGAACACGGCTATCCGAGCCGCGTTCCCTTTCAGGAACTCTACAATATGTACAAGTCGTATCTACCGCCGGAGTTGGCTAAACTCGAGCCGCGGTTCTTCTGCGAGGCTCTGCTGCAgagtttgaaattaaataataaggaCTTCAAGTTCGGTATCACTCGGGTGTTTTTCAAACCCGGTAAATTTGCTGAATTTGACAGGATTATGAAGTCAGATCCGGAGAACTTGAAGAAACTGGTGGCGAATGTTAAAAAATGGCTGCTCAAATCGCGGTGGAATAAAATACAGTTCTGCGCGCTATCGGTTAtcaaactgaaaaataaaataatttatcggaGAAATCATCTTATCgtgatacaaaaaaatgctCGAATGTTTATTGCTATGAAACAACACCAGCCGCGTATCAAgggaattatgaaaataaaaaatttgaaaaatcaactTATCGAAATGCAAGAGATAGCAAATCAATTAAAAGCCGCAAGGGATAAGAGTATCGATGACATCAAAAACTTACAGTCGGAAATCGATGTTTCAATGAAAAAGATTAAA ATGGAACAGAATATAAAGGCCACAGAAATAGATAACTTGTATGCGAAACTGAGAATCGCTGTCAACAATGAAATGGCCAATCTGCAAGACAAAGTACAGCAGCAAAAAATAGAGGAGCAAAAGCTGCGTAAGCTCCAAGCGGAAATGGAGATTGAAAGGAAAAAGAAAGCCGAAGAATTGGCTAAGAAGAAAGAGGACGAGGacaacaaaaagaaaaaaatggagATCGAAGCGAGAAGAAAAGCCGAGGAGGAGCAAAGAAAGAGACAAGAAGAGGAAGACCAAAAAGCTGCGCTGAGTCTTCAG GTTCAACTGGAAAAAGAAGCTATGGAGGAGAGCCATTATCGTGAACTGATGGAACAGGAGCGTCGCGATCACGATCTAGCTGTCCGACTTGCCCAAGAGTCCAACGGACAAGTCGAAGATTCACCTCCGCCTATCAGAAA TGGCTCAGACGTGCGGGTTACCACAACAAACAACAACAGGCTCAACAG GTCAGAGCAAGTGAGAAATCATCAGGCGATGAtggctaataaaaaatacgatcTATCAAAATGGAAATATTCCGAGTTACGTGACGCTATCAATACATCTTGTGACATTGAATTACtcgaa GCGTGTCGTCATGAGTTCCATCGCAGACTGAAAGTTTATCACGCATGGAAAGCGAGGAACCGCAGACGCACAACGATGGATGAAAACGAACGTGCTCCGAAATCGATCATGGAAGCAG ctGCTAAGTCGTCGCGCAATCCGTTGAAACACCAAATAACGGAGTCGTCACAACGATACTTCCGTATACCATTCGTTCGTCCAAACGCTGCAGGACAAACGGATAATCCTAATGCTGGAAGCAAACGCGGGTGGTGGTACGCTCACTTTGATGGTCAATATGTAGCAAGACAAATGGAATTGCATCCAGATAAACCTCCGATTTTATTAGTAGCAG GAATAGATGATATGCAAATGTGCGAATTAAGTTTAGAAGAGACCGGTTTGACCAGGAAAAGAGGAGCCGAAATTCTCGAGCACGAATTTAATCGCGAATGGGAACGTCATGGCGGCAAACCCTATATAATTCCCGGTGAACGTAAGAAATGA
- the LOC130675384 gene encoding myosin heavy chain 95F isoform X2, producing the protein MDNQQVWVRDQKEGFIIGKFTDMVDGDALIVPLDKKYPQRTCPLDEVYPAGEYTKDVEDNCALMYLNEATLLNNIRTRYFKDKIYSYVANILIAVNPYCPVKDLYSRQTIKAYQGKSLGETPPHVFAIADKSFRDMKVLKQSQSIIVSGESGAGKTESTKYLLRYLCDLWGSTAGPIEQKILDANPVLEAFGNAKTKRNNNSSRFGKFMEVHFDNKCQVVGGFISHYLLEKSRICLQSPDERNYHIFYMMCAGAPTELRSKLGITKPDDFHYLRNGCSQYFCNQKSEKKLNEAQKSRNHLENGGLSDPILDDVDGFDAVDQAFTRLGLTEVERMEIYTMVAAVLHLGNIVFEDNPEDTRGGCRIAGSTAKSVIMSAKLLGVDPEELKEALVSKVMQTSRGGYKGTVIMVPLKIYEANNARDALAKAIYSKLFDHIVSRINKSIPFKASSYYIGVLDIAGFEYFKVNSFEQFCINYCNEKLQQFFNERILKFEQELYAKESLNIPKISYVDNQDCIDLIEAKTNGIFSLLDEESKLPTQSFAHFTSEVHRTWNGHFRITLPRTSKLKAHRELRDDEGFVIRHFAGGVCYQTNQFIEKNNDALHASLEGLIQESGNNFLRTQFANHSASQKGKLTFISVGSKFKTQLGELMDKLKSNGTNFVRCIKPNNEMVAHSFDGSSILGQLRCSGMTSVLELMEHGYPSRVPFQELYNMYKSYLPPELAKLEPRFFCEALLQSLKLNNKDFKFGITRVFFKPGKFAEFDRIMKSDPENLKKLVANVKKWLLKSRWNKIQFCALSVIKLKNKIIYRRNHLIVIQKNARMFIAMKQHQPRIKGIMKIKNLKNQLIEMQEIANQLKAARDKSIDDIKNLQSEIDVSMKKIKMEQNIKATEIDNLYAKLRIAVNNEMANLQDKVQQQKIEEQKLRKLQAEMEIERKKKAEELAKKKEDEDNKKKKMEIEARRKAEEEQRKRQEEEDQKAALSLQVQLEKEAMEESHYRELMEQERRDHDLAVRLAQESNGQVEDSPPPIRKSEQVRNHQAMMANKKYDLSKWKYSELRDAINTSCDIELLEACRHEFHRRLKVYHAWKARNRRRTTMDENERAPKSIMEAAAKSSRNPLKHQITESSQRYFRIPFVRPNAAGQTDNPNAGSKRGWWYAHFDGQYVARQMELHPDKPPILLVAGIDDMQMCELSLEETGLTRKRGAEILEHEFNREWERHGGKPYIIPGERKK; encoded by the exons ATGGACAACCAGCAAGTATGGGTCCGAGACCAAAAAGAAGGTTTTATAATCGGGAAATTCACGGACATGGTCGACGGTGACGCATTGATTGTTCCTCTggataaaaaatatcctcaacgCACGTGCCCACTCGACGAAGTATATCCAGCTGGAGAATACACCAAAGACGTCGAAGACAATT GTGCCCTGATGTACCTGAATGAGGCGACTCTCCTCAACAATATACGCACTCGCTACTTCAAGGACAAGATATAC agCTACGTTGCTAATATCCTCATTGCAGTAAATCCTTACTGTCCAGTTAAAGATTTGTACTCACGACAAACCATAAAAGCTTATCAAGGAAAGTCACTTGGTGAAACACCTCCTCATGTTTTCGCCATAG CCGACAAGTCTTTCAGAGACATGAAAGTACTGAAACAATCGCAAAGTATTATTGTGTCTGGTGAATCTGGAGCCGGAAAAACAGAATCTACTAAATATTTACTCCGTTATCTTTGCGATTTATGGGGATCAACTGCTGGCCCGATagaacaaaaaattcttgatg CAAATCCAGTACTCGAAGCCTTTGGAAATGCTAAAACAAAGAGGAACAACAACAGCTCTCGGTTCGGTAAATTTATGGAAGTGCATTTCGATAACAAGTGTCAAGTTGTTGGTGGTTTTATATCCCACTATCTGTTGGAGAAATCCCGCATATGTCTGCAGAGCCCAGACGAAAgaaattatcatatattttacatgatgTGCGCTGGTGCGCCGACAGAATTGCGTTCTAAACTTGGTATCACCAAGCCTGACGACTTTCACTATCTACGAAACGGATGCTCACAGTATTTCTGTAACCAAAAGTCCGAGAAGAAGCTCAATGAAGCTCAAAAATCACGGAACCACCTCGAGAATGGAGGTCTCTCCGACCCGATTCTCGATGACGTTGACGGTTTCGACGCCGTTGATCAG gctTTCACTCGTCTCGGACTCACTGAAGTGGAACGAATGGAGATCTACACAATGGTAGCAGCTGTTCTTCATCTAGGCAATATTGTCTTCGAAGATAATCCCGAAGACACGCGAGGCGGCTGCAGAATTGCCGGCAGTACTGCCAAGTCCGTTATAATGTCAGCTAAACTCCTGGGCGTCGACCCAGAGGAACTAAAAGAGGCGCTGGTATCAAAAGTAATGCAGACAAGTCGTGGTGGGTACAAAGGAACTGTTATCATGGTGCCTCTCAAGATATACGAGGCGAACAATGCCCGGGACGCTCTAGCTAAAGCAATATACAGCAAACTGTTTGATCACATTGTATCGCGCATAAACAAAAGTATTCCCTTCAAAGCCTCCAGTTATTACATCGGCGTACTCGATATCGCTGGGTTCGAGTACTTCAAAGTAAACAGCTTCGAGCAATTTTGCATTAATTACTGCAACGAAAAACTGCAGCAGTTCTTCAATGAGCGGATTCTAAAATTCGAGCAGGAGTTGTACGCCAAAGAGTCGCTGAACATTCCCAAGATTTCTTACGTCGACAATCAAGACTGCATCGATCTCATTGAAGCAAAAACCAATGGGATATTTAGTTTACTAGACGAGGAATCGAAATTACCGACGCAGAGCTTCGCCCACTTTACTAGCGAAGTTCATCGCACATGGAATGGACACTTCAGAATAACTTTGCCGCGAACTTCGAAGCTGAAAGCTCATCGCGAGCTGAGAGACGATGAGGGTTTCGTTATAAGACACTTTGCGGGTGGGGTTTGCTATCAGACGAATCagttcattgaaaaaaataatgacgcGCTGCATGCTTCGCTCGAAGGGCTGATACAAGAGAgcggtaataattttttgcgcACTCAATTTGCTAATCATTCCGCGAGCCAGAAGGGAAAACTCACGTTCATCAGCGTgggcagtaaatttaaaacacaGTTGGGTGAGCTTATGGATAAATTAAAGAGTAATGGAACTAATTTCGTACGTTGCATTAAGCCTAACAATGAAATGGTTGCTCATAGCTTTGATGGCAGCAGCATACTCGGACAATTACGCTGTTCTGGTATGACTTCAGTGCTCGAACTAATGGAACACGGCTATCCGAGCCGCGTTCCCTTTCAGGAACTCTACAATATGTACAAGTCGTATCTACCGCCGGAGTTGGCTAAACTCGAGCCGCGGTTCTTCTGCGAGGCTCTGCTGCAgagtttgaaattaaataataaggaCTTCAAGTTCGGTATCACTCGGGTGTTTTTCAAACCCGGTAAATTTGCTGAATTTGACAGGATTATGAAGTCAGATCCGGAGAACTTGAAGAAACTGGTGGCGAATGTTAAAAAATGGCTGCTCAAATCGCGGTGGAATAAAATACAGTTCTGCGCGCTATCGGTTAtcaaactgaaaaataaaataatttatcggaGAAATCATCTTATCgtgatacaaaaaaatgctCGAATGTTTATTGCTATGAAACAACACCAGCCGCGTATCAAgggaattatgaaaataaaaaatttgaaaaatcaactTATCGAAATGCAAGAGATAGCAAATCAATTAAAAGCCGCAAGGGATAAGAGTATCGATGACATCAAAAACTTACAGTCGGAAATCGATGTTTCAATGAAAAAGATTAAA ATGGAACAGAATATAAAGGCCACAGAAATAGATAACTTGTATGCGAAACTGAGAATCGCTGTCAACAATGAAATGGCCAATCTGCAAGACAAAGTACAGCAGCAAAAAATAGAGGAGCAAAAGCTGCGTAAGCTCCAAGCGGAAATGGAGATTGAAAGGAAAAAGAAAGCCGAAGAATTGGCTAAGAAGAAAGAGGACGAGGacaacaaaaagaaaaaaatggagATCGAAGCGAGAAGAAAAGCCGAGGAGGAGCAAAGAAAGAGACAAGAAGAGGAAGACCAAAAAGCTGCGCTGAGTCTTCAG GTTCAACTGGAAAAAGAAGCTATGGAGGAGAGCCATTATCGTGAACTGATGGAACAGGAGCGTCGCGATCACGATCTAGCTGTCCGACTTGCCCAAGAGTCCAACGGACAAGTCGAAGATTCACCTCCGCCTATCAGAAA GTCAGAGCAAGTGAGAAATCATCAGGCGATGAtggctaataaaaaatacgatcTATCAAAATGGAAATATTCCGAGTTACGTGACGCTATCAATACATCTTGTGACATTGAATTACtcgaa GCGTGTCGTCATGAGTTCCATCGCAGACTGAAAGTTTATCACGCATGGAAAGCGAGGAACCGCAGACGCACAACGATGGATGAAAACGAACGTGCTCCGAAATCGATCATGGAAGCAG ctGCTAAGTCGTCGCGCAATCCGTTGAAACACCAAATAACGGAGTCGTCACAACGATACTTCCGTATACCATTCGTTCGTCCAAACGCTGCAGGACAAACGGATAATCCTAATGCTGGAAGCAAACGCGGGTGGTGGTACGCTCACTTTGATGGTCAATATGTAGCAAGACAAATGGAATTGCATCCAGATAAACCTCCGATTTTATTAGTAGCAG GAATAGATGATATGCAAATGTGCGAATTAAGTTTAGAAGAGACCGGTTTGACCAGGAAAAGAGGAGCCGAAATTCTCGAGCACGAATTTAATCGCGAATGGGAACGTCATGGCGGCAAACCCTATATAATTCCCGGTGAACGTAAGAAATGA
- the LOC130675387 gene encoding fatty-acid amide hydrolase 2-like — protein sequence MHLMLRLASWISAKLLLLLQPFFWYRDCISPPKLPPTSDSMFELSACQLAKKIRQGNISSESVVEAYIERIKEVEPFINSVVDNRFEDALREARHCDKMLEAGIVTTMQLELEKPFYGVPFTVKESCGLKGLSYTGCTLVRLGIKADEDSLIVESMRAAGGIPLCVTNTPELCSGFESTNPIYGTTLNPYDGRHSAGGSSGGEGALIAASGSLIGLGSDIGGSIRVPALFNGIFGHKPTPGIIPIKGHFPMVENSEFQKYLTLGPMTRYAEDLHMAVKVMTRDCKKNLRLDEPVDIAKLNVFYLEDIDNNFGVNPTSEDIRDAIRRAAKHFETCGAKISIPVIEELSDSCEITVAKLFTMSDMPPILIHPSDPKGKVNPYLELAKSTVGCSKYSKSAIFMAIVKELNGLVPESEFPYYEGKFNKLQEKLLKILDDNSVLFFPTFVTTAPAIGQSILLSIAGVFCLICNILGLPSTQVPMGLNKQGLPVGFQVIAAPHQDRLCLAVAKELEKAFGGWIPPTKV from the exons atgCACCTGATGCTGCGTCTCGCATCCTGGATTTCAGCGAAGCTGTTGCTGCTTTTGCAGCCGTTTTTTTGGTACCGCGACTGCATATCACCTCCAAAATTACCCCCGACTTCAGATTCAATGTTTGAACTCTCGGCTTGTCAATTAGCGAAAAAAATAAGACAGGGCAAC atatCAAGTGAGTCCGTAGTAGAAGCATACAtcgaaagaataaaagaaGTCGAGCCCTTCATAAATTCGGTAGTTGATAACCGCTTCGAAGATGCTCTGCGTGAAGCCCGACATTGCGATAAAATGCTCGAGGCCGGAATTGTCACGACAATGCAGCTCGAATTGGAAAAACCTTTTTACGGTGTACCATTCACTGTTAAAGAAAGCTGCGGGCTCAAAG GTCTCAGTTACACGGGATGTACTTTAGTGCGTTTGGGAATCAAAGCTGATGAAGACAGTCTCATTGTAGAAAGTATGCGGGCTGCCGGTGGTATTCCCCTTTGTGTTACGAATACACCGGAACTGTGTTCCGGGTTTGAGTCGACCAATCCAATTTATGGTACAACTCTTAATCCTTACGACGGAAGACATTCCGCGGGCGGATCTTCTGGCGGGGAA ggcGCATTGATAGCTGCCAGTGGATCTCTTATTGGGCTTGGATCAGATATCGGCGGGTCTATCAGAGTTCCTGCGCTTTTTAACGGAATTTTTGGACACAAACCAACCcctg GAATAATTCCGATCAAAGGACACTTTCCAATGGTGGAAAATAGCGAATTTCAAAAGTATCTGACATTGGGTCCAATGACCAGATACGCGGAGGATCTTCATATGGCGGTAAAAGTTATGACGAgagattgtaaaaaaaatttacgtctTGACGAACCGGTTGATATTGCGAAGCTAAATGTTTTCTATTTGGAAGATATTGATAACAATTTCGGCGTCAATCCTACGAGTGAAGATATCAGAGACGCGATTCGTCGCGCCGCTAAACATTTTGAGACTTGCGGTGCTAAAATTAGCATA ccTGTGATAGAAGAGTTGAGTGATAGCTGTGAGATAACCGTGGCAAAGCTTTTCACGATGTCTGATATGCCCCCGATATTAATCCATCCAAGTGATCCAAAA GGAAAAGTAAACCCATACTTGGAATTGGCTAAATCAACAGTAGGCtgttcaaaatattcaaaatcaGCGATATTTATGGCTATTGTTAAAGAACTGAATGGATTGGTTCCTGAATCGGAATTTCCATATTATGAaggaaaattcaataaattacaagaaaaattactg aAAATTTTGGATGACAACTCGGTATTATTTTTCCCAACATTTGTAACTACAGCTCCAGCGATTGGTCAAAGTATCTTGTTATCAATAGCAGGAGTATTTTGTCTTATTTGTAATATTCTTGGTCTGCCATCGACTCAAGTACCCATGGGACTAAATAAGCAAGGGCTGCCCGTAGGATTTCAG gTAATCGCGGCACCTCATCAAGACAGACTTTGTTTAGCTGTAGCCAAAGAGTTGGAAAAAGCGTTTGGTGGCTGGATTCCACCAACAAAAGTctag